In one Babylonia areolata isolate BAREFJ2019XMU chromosome 14, ASM4173473v1, whole genome shotgun sequence genomic region, the following are encoded:
- the LOC143289649 gene encoding uncharacterized protein LOC143289649, with amino-acid sequence MDVVADVKLWTTTTTTTTSAITTTTTTKTTTFTTTTSAATTTTTTTTITTTTTTTTTT; translated from the exons ATGGATGTTGTGGCCG ATGTAAAACTGtggacaactactactacaactactactagtgctattactactactactactactaagactacaacttttactactactacttctgctgct acaacaacaacaacaacaacaacaataacaacaacaacaacaacaacaacaacaaca